The stretch of DNA aataatataaatccaatTCGTTTGTATATTGtgacttaaaaattattttatagacaatcattttgaaaaaaaaattatctgaaTGCAAATCGTTCACTCTGCATTCTTCTAAACGGGCGCGTGTAAATTTTAGGACGACATCGCGCCATGTACTTTGAGTACTTTTGTAGAGAAGGAATGAAGGAATTGGGATTTTTCACATTATATCGTTCCGAATTAACAGTTACTGTCCGGATTCCGTTATGCACACAAAGCATGGGGCGGTGATAACGCACCCATATACATTATATAGTAGCCCAAACCGATACATTACTGCTGCGAAACTTTAACGCAAGTAAGgatcattttttaaaatcctTAGGTACAAAAGAACCGCGCACCGCGTCTTAAACCGTTTAATACCAACAACATTTGTAAGAACTGCGCTGTCATATGCCGTCGGCTTCACGCGCGTGTTTTAAGCATTAGatgaaacaaaaatgaaattatttatcggACACCTTGTACGTGTTTAAATGAAACCAGCGGTTATGCTTACGCCAAATTATCAGCAGACGCTAGCAGCTGCTCGAACGGGACTGGCCTGTTGAAAATAggaatattatactaatactaaaattaaagcaaataataacAGTTATTAAGGCGTAAGATGTTTTGGGATGTTAACAATGTACTTTATTTCATAAAGTAAAACCATAAATAAACTGGCTGTTTGGGGTATttgatataactttatttttaaatgttaagttATATTTGGAATCATTATCTTTCTTTACTACGTTCATTAAAATACGCATCTGATATATCTATATCGTATTGTTAGTAATACATTTTCTCtgatttctataattatttaagtaattaaacaaaTCTATCTGAAATTATGTTACTTTTTCTGAAATTGTTACGAAGTCCCTATTCCCCTACTTCTTGCTCAATGTTTAgctgtttcattttaaataatatctatgttACAATGATGTATGAACACAGGTTTACAATCTAGTATAAAACCCTGTATTTATGTATCTTAGCATctaactataatatatggatcgttatattatgttctttattaacatattattcttCTTAATCGTTCCTCCATAACTGAGAATCGTGAATCCTTCTACGTTTCAAAATCTGTTTCCAGTTGATACGATCCATCGTCTGATGAAGGGCGGTGCTGGTGAGAATCTCCAACTGTCCGGAGATCTGGTCCAACCATCTTTTCGGAATTCGACCTCTGGGTCTTTTGCCCCAACCTTTCCATTATTTAACatataacaatgtaaaataatataagtattttataaatactacttACTCCCAAGCACAGGCGGCACCCTGTTGTGGCTCTATCGGTATTAACCTGtagaataatacaattttaattaatagttgtaaattaatacaatattattagaagCTTGCCAACCCGAGACGGTGCCCAGAAGTGGTACAGTatgaaatacacacacacaacatcacgcatttattcccgaaggggtatgcagagccgCAACCAGgccacccactttttgccaagtgtgttccgtcccatgatgtgatagggggcgagcctatcgccatataggacacaaatttcaaactccgggttgatactgagcggaaaaacccaaatatcagtttgcccgacctgggattcgaacccaggacctctgccgtaccgcgcatgcaataccactacgccaccgaagcagtcataaAATAcaagattaatataattattatatcgaataattaaaaataaaatgggcTATAAGGTATAGATTACTATTATTTCTAACGGAAAGATTTCTGTCAATGTTATATCGTTAagattaaaactaatttaagatACTCACTCGAATGCTTCAGAAGTGCTCGTTTGCGAATCTTCTTGTAGATTCCTGTTAGTTGTAAATACACTGTACAATGCAACATATGTATGGGCGGATAAATTGAAAAGGCAGGGCAAGCTTTGAATGGTTAActtgtcattatttattaaacaaaatatgaccTATAACGTGCCATTCAGGACCggttatatatagatataacaCGGATAGCCGTGTGCCCCTTTTTTGGTAACTGTTTTATGACCCCACTACTATTTTCCCATGGTAAAGTACATTTATTACACATGTTAAAGGAAGTGAAGCCCAAAAAAGATACATATATAAAGCTTGGCATATTAGTCGCGTGCTACCATTGGCGCTCGCCATCGACTATATCTATTTTAGAGTCAAtcaaaaagtataattaaaaacaatactcACTTGTAATTGATTGAAGAGCTCGGTGGTAAATCCGAAGAGGACCTGttgaacatgttttatttataattgcggTAAAACtgcagatatttttaaaataaagttctaCATGGTCATCATACATTTTTAACACGTTCAAAATCACCTATGCAAAATGATTCGgcatttccatacattttattctgtttttttttataacctctTTATTAGGAAGATACGTCGTCtggtaattgttttattataaaatagtcacaaattaaaacatatttttttaattttgcactAAAGTTATTAGTCATAATTTTAAAGTCTGTAGGCctagagaaataaaaattgtgtttctaataaaaaaaacaatttttattggtAGTAATGCACCCTATCACAGACATTCCTTTGAACTATTATTTACGAGACTCAGTTACTATCAGTTACAACTTACAAGTTTACAATGGATTACAATTTAGATGGGCCATAAACTTGACAATACTTttaacgatttttatttatttattgcacataTTATCATGTAAagacggacttaatgccaaacgTATTATCTACCTGCCAACCTGATGTGGTGTATAGATAAAAACATAGTAGGTGCACGTCAATACATTAAAAGTAGTACCTAtgtaagaacaaaaaatatatcaatatatataaaagaaagttgtgttagttacactatttataactcaagaacggctaaaacgatttggctgaaaattggtagggaggtagcttagaaccaggagacggacataggatactttttatcccgttcccacaaAAACGGGACGTGACTtaaaacgtggtataacaaaacgaaatttggtatggagatagtataagaccctggaaaggttataggctactatcccggaaaaatatatagtgggacttttatcccggaaaactccttcacgcgggcgaagcagcgagcaaaagctagtataccataaaataattaatagaagtaataaaataaaataaaaaaagccttttatttcctGATACATCATTATATGATATTGATGCTAACTTTACAATACTTAgtagtaaaagtaaaataaatatgtctacattaaatatatatacaaatacagaTAATATCAAATTCGTAAACTATAACTTGATGATAATTCCATCAATTGACCCGCAAGTATTTCTCGAACGTTAAATTTgataatagatttttgtattttttcggAGATGTTACTTACCCAGAACCTCGTGAAGTGCTGGGCGCTGGCTCCTCCGAAGAAGAcctgttgaaaatattatattacagttaGTAGTGATAGTACTGACGCCAAATAAAGAGTTCAAGATAATTTGGTTACGTTTACGATAACGACAACGATAGATAGCGTCGTCGTAAACGTTTATGATCGATGACGATTTCATGAATGGTATTGTTTAACCACAGATGGGATATATCTAAAGAATTCTTAGTATATATAGAGCGGAGATTGGTAAGGTGATCATATAAAAGTTTTGGCGTGCAATGGCTACTCAATCTAcgatgaaatagcaaaacatcactGTAAAATactctatattttattctatatcgtgatttacactttttaatgcgcattttagcatattttctgtaaatatatattttttgtattaatatctaaggacgctatGGCATCTTGTCACACGAACATTTACAATAGGACAATGACTTATTACCAATGGATcaaacttttggagcacaaatttggtcctgatgttcGATTATGTCCATAActtattatactgtttaatgtatttggACATATCCATtcaactaattattataaagtttaatgtctttggataTATCCATtcaactaattattataaagtttaatgtctttgactATATCCATTTAACTAATTCAATATTAATGATTCTTACCCGGAATCTGGGATCGGACGCTGCTGAGAGTCCTCAGGAGCAGATCTGTGGGATACATTTTAGTTATAGTCTTATAAATTGATATGAGTAGGGTAGCTTAGgtatttggagaggatggatgataggagacttACAAAGAggataaggcgaatgtggagagcagccggtaggggtcgaccgcatcgaacgtcagatatctgacattcttagtaaaggccaggtcaaaagtaccctgaaccggcggaaTTGCATTACaatattgatgaaggtggaagAAGTGGGAGTGACCAGAATCATACAAAGTGGCAATACagagtctctgcctacccttatggGATAGAGGTGTGATCCTAGCAccctaactagcaattttaattagtcgcTAACTACAAAACTGGTAACCAGTATgtacgtaatattaaattattttttggtttttatcgGTTTCTGAAGgcggtaagtatatttttttgttgaaatgtttctttttcatagcctttaacatattattatctaggGGAATTTTCATCAGGGGGGTAGTTACAAAAATCTAGAGCGAATCAAACTCGCGCAAAAGAACCGTAGATCTGAGCATTGGATAGAAATTTCAAATTGATACATCTTTACTTTCTGAGAATAAGTTTCTTCAGAGACAGGCAGGCGGATAACAATGAGATCCAATACGGGTTACTTCTGAGAAACCCTAAAAAAGTCAAATCCTTTTTCCAATAAGCTAGAACTAATACCAAACCCGCAATGTTATGGCTTATGGCACTTGTCTAACGATGATTGTGCAGCGACAATAGCTAAGAACTAGAATCGAGTTCACTAGCACAGAGAAGCGATTATAGTTTTGTCGCTGGACTATAGCGAGTGTACGAGTGGACCCTTATTCATTGTGAACTCAGAACTCGGCCGATTACTTTACGTTCTTGAAATTACCACAGAATGGTaatctgtatgccaatttctttcgtcttaaacgcgacgcggcgcgttgcgtgcttgttatataataataataataatatcagccctgtattatatactgtcctattgctggcacggacctcctctactactgagagggtttaggctttggtccaccacgctggcctagtgcggattggtagacttcacacacccctgaaaattcctatagagaatttaggtatgcaggtttcctcacaatgtttttccttcaccgttaaagcgagcgataatttataaagactacacaatatttttttagaaaaatcagaggtgtgtgcccttgggatttgaacctgcggacattcgtctcggcagtccgtttcacagccagctaggctatcgccgtctGCTTGTTatgcactgtcaaaataactatcagagAATTAGCTAGTCCCTCCCGGCGCGTATTCTGAATCTGAATGACAAGCAAACATAACCCGAGTATTTTGATAGGTCTTGTCAATGCGATCACTAGTGGAGAGTTTTCGCCGGCAGCGTGAACGGTCAGTGATCACTGATTAACTATAGACATATATTATGtctttatttgcataaaatctCCAtctattttacgtttattttactacatttaaaaaagttctttttatttatttatgacattattaatacctaattaaaaaaatatattcaaaatatactatttatttcgGCATTTTGCTGCtatgggaaatatttttttttaactgttttatagacgactagttgacccgacagacgttgtcttgtcttaactatgtatgaacgcgcgcattctgtcgatcgctgacagtttggtaaaattaatattgtcgttaagttttcttaaattttctaatttttcgcgcaattttttgaatttttttctttcataagaaccttcttctgacaataacaaatacaacaaaaaaaataatgaaatcggtccagcccttcattcgtgatggcgtgaccaagagaaatagggattcgtttttatatatatagaaagaAGATGTCGTACAAATTACGCAATGGGCTGTTACAGTTATTTAGGGACTATATCAGCGGAGAAGGCTCCTCATGCGGGCGAAGTCGCAAGCAACACGtaaatttcttatataaatagCTGTCACTAGGCAATCCtgaatttgtttgtataaaagGTGTTACAATGTTCCGTAAAGCCGCGGAAAACacattttcgcatttataatacacaTAGTAAAGATCATTTCTCCTTTTCCGTATAAGTATGCCTGCTAGGGCATAAACTAATCGTGTAGCAAATTTGGAATTGATTTTGAAGCTACATGTCCGTCACGTCCAGTCCGTTGAAATTTGCAAACTGACTTTGatgttcaaattataattcGAAATACATTTAACCAGGAAACTAATTATCCGTTGTGTTCCTACGCATATTATcttataattagataataagtTAGTCAATCAAAGTGATCCGTAACTAGAATCATATCGGtcttttatctaaataatttataaaaaaaaacatttttaaattataatgtttattatccTGATATGGAAAGAGAAAGCGTAATTggttatttgataattattttttgatgatGGAGGTATCTATTCTATCGTCTTTAGgtattttcttaatttgttaAACCTCAACTGCAAATACACCACGCAGTCCCATCGTACCACATAAAAGTTGTAAGTGAGAGCCCCACATAATTTTAGTAACCGTTAGAGATAGTACAATACGTATCGCGTGACTAGCATTGGTATGTAATGTGTAAGTAAGGAGCCATTCTGAGAAGAGTTAAAACGGAAAGTGTtgaagaatactttgtaatttatttaaaaatctcgatgaatataaatgcaaatagatatttgggttttttctgctcaatatcagcccggagtctggaatttgtgcccgatatagcatTAGGTTTGCCCCTATCACATTCTGGGACCGGACaaacttgacgaaaagtgggtgtcctggttgcgcctctgcctacccctttggggataaatgtaTGATGTGTGGGTAAATCTCGATTTGACTTTGTCACTTACGCGGTATTTGGAAGTACTAGATACGCGGTATTGTAGGCTCTTTGACTATACAAGTATTGTCGTAGTAGGACGCACAACCTGTTTGCCGTCCCGCGGTGCCGTACTGTAGCACGTTCTAGATCACCGATTCCACGAACTCTCAACGCTCTTAATGCTCTCCCACCAGATTTTGACGTTTTTTCTGCTGATTGAAACgtgatccagtatgaatgtttgcattattgtgaaattaactcatgaTCCACATACTTCTTGTAGTTATTAAGTCGATTATTGatctgtttcatattttactatagttatatacttagtctggccataaatactgttacacttaattataaaaaaatattacatttgaatttcgaatctgtcatttttatacgattgttcattgtgttttctcattttggcgccaatacattgtaaaatattttgcgatattaaaatggtgtggggtgataaagagaaccgaatcgctgtgatagcattacacaaagtaggtatggagccaaatgcaatttttaaaactctccatacacttggtattagtaaaatgtttgtgtaccgggctattaataggtacaatgagacctcctctgtttgtgacagaaaagatctggccgtccacgtagtgttcgtacgaaaaaggtggtcaaagcagtaagggaaagaattcgaagaaatcctgtccgaaagcaaaagattttatctcgggaaatgaagatagcacctagaaccatgtcgcgtattttaaaagatgacttaggacttgcagcctataagagacgcactggccatttcttaactgataatttaaagaagaatagggtggtaaaatcgaaacaactactgaagcggtacgcaaagggaggtcacagaaaaattttgtttacggatgagaaaatttttacaattgagcaacattttaacaaacaaaatgaccgtatttatgctcaaagctctaaggaagcttcccaattagtcgacagagtgcaacgtggacattatccgacttcagtgatggtttggtggggtgttagctatgaaggagtgactgagccatatttttgtgaaaaggtatcaaaacatcggcacaagtgtatcaagataccattcttgagaaggtagttaagccccttaacatcaccatgttcaataaccaagtatggtccttccagcaagactcggcgccgggtcataaagctcggtccacgcagtcttggttggaatcgaacgtttcggacttcatcagagctgaagactggccgtcgtctagtcccgatcttaatccgctggattatgatttgtggtcagttttagagagtacagcttgctctaaacgccatgataatttgagtccctaaaacaatctatacgattggcagtgaagaattttcccatggaaagagtgcgtgcttctattgataactggcctcatcgtttaaaggactgtattgcagccaatggagaccacttcgaataagctttttatatttttaattgttttatatttatgtattaaactgacacactgtaaaagtaataaatgttatttgcagttaacaattttcttttttctttattacaatatttatggcaagactaggtattgttattattaacttaattactgtaactggtttatccgttctaattgaaataaataaattgtaatatcatAAAGTTAGGACAGATTGCATGTGTTAGAAGTTAACGTAAAAATTGCTGAACTTTGTGAGTTGCACATATTGCTCATGCTTTGACAATGTGATAGGcgattgtttattttacaaaggtACAAAGTAGACATGGACGTGCTATAAAAATGCCGGCGACAGCGTGCTGATGATTTTTGATCGGCAGCTCAGCGCCGGCGGCGATTTAATGGAAAATGGAAACGTATTTGTGACGCTTTGGAATATATATTGACATGCAATAATTACTGTCATATGTTCGTAGATTGGAAGCTCTGGCGAATTATGCCATCGATACAAATATCTTCGAGACCCTATGTGACACTTGGGAAGAGTTTCTCCTGTTTTCCTGGTGCAATAAACAGTACCGCCCCATAGGCCCTCATTCGATCTTTATAGGTAACTCCGCGTACATTGTTATATCATTGTCACCGGTCTTACAACCTACCAATACACCACTTATAGAGATGGTAAGAAACGGACGATTTCCACACTGGGCCGCGTCCTATGGCCTACTTAAACTACCACAGCATAAAAAAGTATACTAAAATCCTTTATTCGATTTATTACATCAAAGACAATTTCATGTTCCCCTGGTAATATGCACGTCATCAATTTGGCTGCAAGGTTAAGTCTAAAGAATCAACGGTTCTTCTGGCATCTCTAGCGTATCAGCTACTAGCTGAAGGCCTTTTACAGTATACCGAGAATTTCGTGGGAAATTCTCTACGCGCCTCTTATTAAGAAGAAGGGAGATACTGGCGATCTTCAAAAAGTGCCTTTTACGTCTCTAATAGCAAGAAGGATCAATCCCGTATCGATTTGTCCTAGCACTCTCTTTCTGATTACCCT from Manduca sexta isolate Smith_Timp_Sample1 unplaced genomic scaffold, JHU_Msex_v1.0 HiC_scaffold_226, whole genome shotgun sequence encodes:
- the LOC119192023 gene encoding uncharacterized protein LOC119192023, with the translated sequence EDDLPKKSATEAAAASTSGDEPKPKGESVVRSAPEDSQQRPIPDSGSSSEEPAPSTSRGSGSSSDLPPSSSINYKNLQEDSQTSTSEAFELIPIEPQQGAACAWEPVPFEQLLASADNLA